In Juglans regia cultivar Chandler chromosome 13, Walnut 2.0, whole genome shotgun sequence, the following proteins share a genomic window:
- the LOC108988525 gene encoding chaperone protein dnaJ C76, chloroplastic, producing the protein MATAAWLPLYTTPTASIIPKNLSPKTFSPFNTTISTARRPYGVSMTCRASSSITDFDLYDLLGIDSSSPHSHIKTAYRLLQKRCHPDIAGPAGHDMAIILNEAYSVLSDPNSRSAYDKEQAKIAELKGYTGKPIYSAWFGSETEQRAVFVDEVKCVGCLKCALFAEKTFAIESVYGRARVIAQWADSEHKIQEAMETCPVDCISIVKRSNLAALEFLMSKQPRGNVRVGMGHAAGARVSNIFVDVEKFQTRFQEAMEKNSTQLPKETDLQRDARMSAIQTIRSISNWLYWQSPIAGGSTSESQNYLTYVSRKPTEAHINKLRKAAAARKQARERSEPTRRIASNYIYSEEYWIPSIYALPASTQEDSNSAANSTTSPTKDMHTENRGYRVRDNKGKKSIIWRVPVVAAVVASVIVRLQIGAVASGGLKEHIGGSLALDIVNSSWLPGILAGITWYAIGMAIFELVEAIQSRQRL; encoded by the exons ATGGCGACTGCTGCATGGCTTCCTCTATACACCACTCCCACTGCTTCAATCATACCAAAGAATTTAAGCCCAAAAACTTTCAGTCCTTTCAACACTACCATAAGTACTGCTAGAAGGCCGTACGGTGTTTCTATGACGTGCAGAGCTTCCTCTTCGATTACGGACTTCGATCTCTACGATCTGCTAGGCATCGATAGCTCTTCACCTCACTCCCACATCAAAACGGCCTATCGTTTGCTGCAGAAGCGGTGCCACCCCGACATCGCCGGTCCGGCAGGCCACGACATGGCTATCATACTCAATGAAGCTTACTCTGTCCTCTCCGATCCAAATTCACGTTCGGCTTACGATAAG GAGCAAGCCAAAATCGCAGAACTTAAGGGTTACACAGGCAAACCTATATATTCAGCATGGTTTGGATCGGAAACCGAACAAAGAGCAGTATTTGTTGATGAAGTAAAGTGTGTTGGCTGCTTAAAATGCGCCTTGTTTGCTGAAAAGACTTTTGCTATTGAATCGGTTTATGGAAGAGCAAGGGTTATTGCACAATGGGCTGACTCTGAGCACAAGATCCAAGAGGCCATGGAAACATGTCCAGTTGATTGCATCTC GATTGTGAAGAGGTCGAACCTAGCAGCTCTAGAATTCTTAATGTCCAAGCAGCCTCGTGGGAATGTAAGGGTGGGCATGGGTCATGCAGCGGGGGCACGTGTCTCAAATATCTTTGTAGATGTCGAAAAATTCCAGACCAGATTCCAGGAAGCAATGGAAAAGAATTCAACACAACTTCCCAAG GAAACAGACCTCCAAAGAGACGCAAGAATGTCAGCAATTCAAACAATCAGATCTATCTCAAATTGGTTATACTGGCAATCACCTATTGCAGGTGGATCCACATCAGAGTCCCAGAATTATCTGACATACGTTTCACGTAAACCTACCGAGGCACACATCAATAAGCTAAGAAAAGCTGCAGCTGCTAGAAAGCAGGCAAGAGAGAGGTCAGAACCCACACGCCGAATTGcatcaaactatatatacagCGAGGAGTATTGGATTCCTTCAATCTATGCTCTTCCAGCCTCAACCCAAGAAGACTCTAACTCTGCAGCTAACTCAACAACTTCACCTACAAAAGACATGCACACAGAGAATAGAGGCTACAGAGTACGTGACAACAAGGGAAAGAAGTCCATAATATGGAGAGTTCCAGTTGTAGCAGCAGTGGTTGCTTCGGTCATAGTTCGTCTACAAATTGGAGCAGTAGCTAGTGGTGGATTAAAGGAACATATCGGCGGCTCTTTGGCACTGGACATTGTTAACAGCTCTTGGTTGCCGGGTATCTTAGCAGGGATTACATGGTATGCCATTGGGATGGCAATATTTGAACTTGTGGAAGCCATTCAAAGTAGACAAAGGCTATAG